From Halichoerus grypus chromosome 6, mHalGry1.hap1.1, whole genome shotgun sequence, one genomic window encodes:
- the FRS2 gene encoding fibroblast growth factor receptor substrate 2 isoform X1 has protein sequence MKQSICHKVRCSCGFSTRLEQNCICFSQKRIPQVLTWSSEEAMGSCCSCPDKDTVPDNHRNKFKVINVDDDGNELGSGIMELTDTELILYTRKRDSVKWHYLCLRRYGYDSNLFSFESGRRCQTGQGIFAFKCARAEELFNMLQEIMQNNSINVVEEPVVERNNHQTELEVPRTPRTPTTPGFAAQNLPNGYPRYPSFGDASSHPSSRHPSVGSARLPSVGEESTHPLLVAEEQVHTYVNTTGVQEERKNRTSVHVPLEARISNAESNTPKEEPSSIEDRDPQILLEPEGVKFVLGPTPVQKQLMEKEKLEQLGRDQVSGSGANSTEWDTGYDSDERRDAPSVNKLVYENINGLSIPSASGVRRGRLTSSSTSDTQNINNSAQRRTALLNYENLPALPPVWEARKLSRDEDDNLGPKTPSLNGYHNNLDPMHNYVNTENVTVPASAHKIDYSRRRDCTPTVFNFDIRRPSLEHRQLNYIQVDLEGGSDSDNPQTPKTPTTPLPQTPTRRTELYAVIDIERTAAMSNLQKALPRDDGTSRKTRHNSTDLPM, from the exons TGCTCACATGGTCTTCTGAAGAAGCCATGGGTAGCTGTTGTAGCTGTCCAGATAAAGACACTGTCCCAGATAACCATCGGAACAAATTTAAG GTCATTAATGTGGATGATGATGGGAATGAGTTAGGTTCTGGCATAATGGAACTTACAGACACAGAACTGATTTTATACACTCGCAAACGTGACTCGGTAAAATGGCACTACCTCTGCCTGCGGCGCTATGGCTATGattcaaatctcttttcttttgaaagtgGCCGAAGGTGTCAAACTGGACAAG GAATCTTTGCCTTTAAGTGTGCCCGTGCAGAAGAATTATTTAACATGTTGCAAGAGATTATGCAAAATAATAGTATAAATGTGGTGGAAGAGCCAGTGGTAGAAAGGAATAATCATCAGACAGAATTGGAAGTCCCCAGAACACCTCGAACACCTACAA CTCCAGGGTTTGCTGCTCAGAATTTACCTAATGGATATCCCCGATATCCCTCATTTGGAGATGCCTCATCCCACCCCTCAAGCAGACATCCTTCTGTGGGAAGTGCACGCCTGCCTTCAGTAGGTGAAGAATCTACACATCCTTTGCTTGTGGCCGAGGAACAA GTACATACCTATGTCAACACTACAGGAGTGCAAGAAGAGCGGAAGAACCGCACAAGTGTGCATGTCCCATTGGAGGCGAGGATTTCGAATGCTGAAAGCAACACACCAAAAGAAGAACCAAGTAGTATTGAGGACAGGGACCCTCAGATTCTTCTTGAACCCGAAGGAGTGAAATTTGTCTTAGGACCAACCCCTGTTCAAAAGCAGttaatggaaaaagagaaactggagCAACTTGGAAGAGACCAAGTCAGCGGAAGTGGTGCCAATAGCACAGAATGGGACACTGGATATGACAGTGACGAGCGAAGAGATGCACCCTCTGTTAACAAACTGgtgtatgaaaatataaatgggtTATCTATCCCTAGTGCCTCAGGGGTCAGGAGAGGTCGTCTGACATCTAGCAGTACCTCAGATACCCAGAATATCAACAACTCAGCTCAGAGAAGAACTGCATTATTAAACTATGAAAATTTACCAGCTTTGCCTCCTGTTTGGGAAGCCCGCAAGCTAAGTAGGGATGAAGATGACAATTTAGGACCAAAGACCCCATCTCTAAATGGCTACCATAATAATCTAGATCCAATGCATAACTATGTAAATACAGAGAATGTAACAGTGCCAGCAAGTGCTCACAAGATAGACTATTCGAGGCGTCGGGACTGTACTCCGACAGTCTTTAACTTTGATATCAGACGCCCAAGTTTAGAACACAGGCAGCTCAATTACATACAGGTTGACTTGGAAGGCGGCAGTGACTCTGACAACCCTCAGACTCCGAAAACGCCTACCACTCCCCTTCCGCAAACGCCTACGAGGCGCACAGAGCTGTATGCTGTGATAGACATCGAGAGAACTGCTGCTATGTCCAATTTGCAGAAAGCACTGCCCCGAGATGACGGCACCTCTAGGAAGACCAGACATAATAGTACTGACCTGCCCATGTGA
- the FRS2 gene encoding fibroblast growth factor receptor substrate 2 isoform X2, producing MGSCCSCPDKDTVPDNHRNKFKVINVDDDGNELGSGIMELTDTELILYTRKRDSVKWHYLCLRRYGYDSNLFSFESGRRCQTGQGIFAFKCARAEELFNMLQEIMQNNSINVVEEPVVERNNHQTELEVPRTPRTPTTPGFAAQNLPNGYPRYPSFGDASSHPSSRHPSVGSARLPSVGEESTHPLLVAEEQVHTYVNTTGVQEERKNRTSVHVPLEARISNAESNTPKEEPSSIEDRDPQILLEPEGVKFVLGPTPVQKQLMEKEKLEQLGRDQVSGSGANSTEWDTGYDSDERRDAPSVNKLVYENINGLSIPSASGVRRGRLTSSSTSDTQNINNSAQRRTALLNYENLPALPPVWEARKLSRDEDDNLGPKTPSLNGYHNNLDPMHNYVNTENVTVPASAHKIDYSRRRDCTPTVFNFDIRRPSLEHRQLNYIQVDLEGGSDSDNPQTPKTPTTPLPQTPTRRTELYAVIDIERTAAMSNLQKALPRDDGTSRKTRHNSTDLPM from the exons ATGGGTAGCTGTTGTAGCTGTCCAGATAAAGACACTGTCCCAGATAACCATCGGAACAAATTTAAG GTCATTAATGTGGATGATGATGGGAATGAGTTAGGTTCTGGCATAATGGAACTTACAGACACAGAACTGATTTTATACACTCGCAAACGTGACTCGGTAAAATGGCACTACCTCTGCCTGCGGCGCTATGGCTATGattcaaatctcttttcttttgaaagtgGCCGAAGGTGTCAAACTGGACAAG GAATCTTTGCCTTTAAGTGTGCCCGTGCAGAAGAATTATTTAACATGTTGCAAGAGATTATGCAAAATAATAGTATAAATGTGGTGGAAGAGCCAGTGGTAGAAAGGAATAATCATCAGACAGAATTGGAAGTCCCCAGAACACCTCGAACACCTACAA CTCCAGGGTTTGCTGCTCAGAATTTACCTAATGGATATCCCCGATATCCCTCATTTGGAGATGCCTCATCCCACCCCTCAAGCAGACATCCTTCTGTGGGAAGTGCACGCCTGCCTTCAGTAGGTGAAGAATCTACACATCCTTTGCTTGTGGCCGAGGAACAA GTACATACCTATGTCAACACTACAGGAGTGCAAGAAGAGCGGAAGAACCGCACAAGTGTGCATGTCCCATTGGAGGCGAGGATTTCGAATGCTGAAAGCAACACACCAAAAGAAGAACCAAGTAGTATTGAGGACAGGGACCCTCAGATTCTTCTTGAACCCGAAGGAGTGAAATTTGTCTTAGGACCAACCCCTGTTCAAAAGCAGttaatggaaaaagagaaactggagCAACTTGGAAGAGACCAAGTCAGCGGAAGTGGTGCCAATAGCACAGAATGGGACACTGGATATGACAGTGACGAGCGAAGAGATGCACCCTCTGTTAACAAACTGgtgtatgaaaatataaatgggtTATCTATCCCTAGTGCCTCAGGGGTCAGGAGAGGTCGTCTGACATCTAGCAGTACCTCAGATACCCAGAATATCAACAACTCAGCTCAGAGAAGAACTGCATTATTAAACTATGAAAATTTACCAGCTTTGCCTCCTGTTTGGGAAGCCCGCAAGCTAAGTAGGGATGAAGATGACAATTTAGGACCAAAGACCCCATCTCTAAATGGCTACCATAATAATCTAGATCCAATGCATAACTATGTAAATACAGAGAATGTAACAGTGCCAGCAAGTGCTCACAAGATAGACTATTCGAGGCGTCGGGACTGTACTCCGACAGTCTTTAACTTTGATATCAGACGCCCAAGTTTAGAACACAGGCAGCTCAATTACATACAGGTTGACTTGGAAGGCGGCAGTGACTCTGACAACCCTCAGACTCCGAAAACGCCTACCACTCCCCTTCCGCAAACGCCTACGAGGCGCACAGAGCTGTATGCTGTGATAGACATCGAGAGAACTGCTGCTATGTCCAATTTGCAGAAAGCACTGCCCCGAGATGACGGCACCTCTAGGAAGACCAGACATAATAGTACTGACCTGCCCATGTGA